TCTGTCCCTGCCACTCTTTAAGGGAAAGGATTGGGTGAGTCCTGCAAGACCTGCTCAGTCCTAGGCAGTAGGGCCTGAGTTTCTTGACTTGTGTCCCCCATCTCTGTGAGTCCATGTGCCTAGAAAGTTCTTGTTTCATTCTTCTCTTCTCATAAATCCTTCTGCTCCCTCTGGAAACATCCTGCTGCAAATGAGCCTTCCTCTCTCGCAGGTCATGACATCTACTCCACCATCAAGAAGAGCCAGCAGAATGGCAAGATCCCTCGTTTCCGTCGAGTGAGGGGAGGTGGAGAGCTCTACACTAGTGACACAGTGATGCAGAGTGAGTGTGGGGGAGATTCCCAAGGTGTGGAACCCCACCAGGTGGATGTTTGACTCTGTCAGCACACAGCTTGGAGGGGGACATCCTCTCTGCCCAGATGGGATGCAGCTCCAGGGCTTCTTGTTTGGGGTCTTCAGTcactcctggagctgcagggagggctgaTCTGGTTCCCTCCGTGCCAGCTGGGGGAATTTCACCTCTTTGCTTCCCTCACAAAACACCTGATAAGCAAGTTCCTGTTCCTCAGGGTAAGACAATGAAGAAATGAGGTGGCAAGTCCCTTCTCAGATAGGAGGAAATAAGTTGTGTAAAAATGCCCGTCAGCTGCCCCGTGGTGGTGGAAACAGGAAGAACAACTTCCACTCTGGGCAATAAATCTTTCCAAATCCTTAGCCCAGGGTAAGATCCTGAGGCCAGGAGCAGGTTAAGCTGTGCAGAGGACAGTGTGGTGGTAGAGAGAAAGGACCCCCCTGCATTTCCATGACTTTGTTACAGTGTCTCCCCAGTGCCACCTGGAAATGGGAGGTTGTAGAACCCctgacaaaattaaaaatgaaatcaaaatgCCAACAGAGTGAAGCAGAACTTCTGCATAGAGAgggaaaccaaaacaaacctgaGAGCCTGagagctgccaggctgctgctgtgctgacacagagctccctgccatgggaacaCCAGCTAATGATTCTCAGAGGGACCTGATGCTGCCAAGGATGCCCGTCATGGTAGAAATTTATTAATAGGAACAGCATCACTGGGTTTTCCAAACACAAGCAGCACTGAGGGATCCTTTCTCCTCAATAACAACTCCCTGAGCAAGAGGGGAGATGAGTTTCCTTTGCTGCTAAGCAGTCAAGGCTTTTGCCAAGTTCTTTGGCCTCAAGGGAATGAATCTGGGGTgttgggcaggagggagaggaaggggaacCACTGGGAAAGTGTCACAGTTGGTGCAATTCAGAGATCAGGTGCAGAAGGTGGGCTCAGATCTGTTCTTTCCATGTAGCACAGATGTGCTTCATTCCCTCCCTCAGCTGGAGATGCGTGGTTGGCTGCAGGACATGCTGCTCTGTCCCCACCAGTGGCTTTTCTGATGAATTCTGTGTGTTCAAGCCAAGATTTTCTGATGGCTCACTTCCCTTTTCAGACCCTCAGTTTGTCAAAGCCACCACGTTAAGGCACGAAGAGCCTCACCAGGACAAGATTTATTACTTCTTCCGTGAAGACAACCCAGATAAGAGTCCTGAGGCCCCCAGAAACATCTCCCGAGTGGCCCAGCTGTGTAAGGTACCACAGGAACAGTGTGTGGTGGGAGGCAGGAGCGTTCTAGGGGTGACAGATGGACATGCCAGCTCACCTGGGGTTATCCACGCTTGGATTTGACTCTCCTGCCTCAAACCTGTCCTCTGCCACAGAGTTTGTGTGGGGTACAGCCATGTCCTTTGGCCTTTGCCTCCTCTGGTGCCCATCTTGCTTTTAGGGAAGGTTTTGCCTTGCTGGGATGTTAGAGTAACATGATTGTTGCTGTGACCAGCATCAAACATACCTCTGGAGCATCCCCTGTTATCCATCCAAGGTGCTAGGGGGCTTATTCCTCACAAGTTGAGAACTTTGTGGTGTTCTCTGCCAAACCCTGATTTGctgctttccctctcccccaggAAGATCAAGGAGGAACCAgttccctctctgcctccaaGTGGACCACCTTCCTGAAGGCTAGCTTGATCTGTGTTGACCCAGTCACCAAGGGCAACTTCAACTGGTTGCAGGATGTCTTCTTTGTCCCTGCAAGTGACTGGCGGCGCTCCAAAGTCTATGGGCTCTTCACAAACACCTGGTGAGAGTCTCTGCAAAACAAGGAGGGGAATGCCTGTCCCATGGGCCAAATCCTTTCTCCCAGCCCTTTAGCATCTCTGTAGAACACATGGAGTGAATGTGGTGATGGACACAGTTGTGTCCCAGCTGTAGGGGTGGTGACCTGTGTCTCCCTGACCCCCTCTTTGTCTCCCTGCCCTCAGGGGAAGCTCTGCTGTCTGTGTCTATTCCTTTGGGGACATTGACAACGTGTTCCGGACATCCAAACTCAAGGGCTATAATGGTCCCACTCCAGAGATCAAACCTGGGCAGGTGAGTGAGGGATAAAAGCTGCCCCATATGAAATGAAGAGGTGTCCCAAGTCCAGGAGAGCTGTTCCCTGCACTGCCactgcagctctcagggtgCCTGGGGCAGGTGAGGGGACATGGAGCAGCCAGGTGAGAGCTGGACAGCAACAGAGGAAGGATCTGAGCCTTGTTGCTAGAAACAAAGGGAGGCTGGAAAAGGTCCAGTGCCTTCATAGAAAGCTTGGGGAGACAGGCTCTTACATGCACCTGGCAGGAGCACAATTGCAGCACCCCCAGGACTTGTGTTTGTTCCCAGGGCAAGGCTGTGCACCACACCTGGGCGTCTCCTCTGGGCTGAGGTGTCCATGCTCTTCCCCTGCCTCacttccctgccctctgccttcATCCTGAGGGACCTGTCTGACTGACAGTGACTTTTGTCCCCTCTTGCTGCAGTGTGTTCCCTCGGGACAGCACACCCCGAGTGAGACCTTCAAGATAGCTGACAGCCACCCCGAGGTGGAGGACCGTGTGGAGCCCCTGTCCCCCACCAGGAGCCCCTTATTCCACAACAAGCACCGCTACCAGAAGATCGGGGTGCACGAGGTCTCTGCGGCTGATGGACACCACTACAACGTGCTTTATCTGGCAACAGGTACCGGGCACCTTTCCCTGTGGACATCCCTGGAATTAGCTTTCCGCATGAGGGTAGGAAGCCCGAGGGAAGCAAAGCAGACCCTCATTGCAGAGTGAACAAGGGGCTGTGTTCCCAGCTTGGCATATGTTTGTCAAGCAGAAAAGAGCTGCCAAGTCCCAAGTACTCCTAAATACTTCCAATTTGGCTGCGTAGGCAAAGCCAGAATCAAAGCAGAATCCCGAGCATGTGGGATTTACCCAGTTGGGCTTCAGCCTGTGGGAGGTCTCAGGGCAAGTGTTctcaggggaagggaggggtAGCACAGCTCTCCCCAGGCACAGCTTTACAAGCAGAAATCCTTTCCAAAGGGACCCACTGTGTCCTTTCCCAGCGCTTCCCTGTCCTGCCTGCTTTacctccctgagctctgctcatgcctttctctgccctgtgctggaaTCTGTTTACTGGCACTTGTGGAGAGAATTTCAGGGGCGTTTAAAATTCCTAACCTATGATTAAAAAACTGCAGACAGCTCTCAGTGAGTGGCCTGGGTTGGATTAGGGCCCACACATACTCTAATTGTTCTTATTTTCCAAAAGTCTGAGCTTAAATGCAGTTAATGCCTTGCAGAGTCCCACTGGGAAGCTTGATCCAACATACAGGGCTTGGCAGGGCAATTCCCACCCTCTCTGAAATGGGAGTGGAGACACCTGGGGGGTCCTGATTGCTTCATGAGCTGGGATCACATCTTCCACCTCTCTCTGGTTGATGGTGGGATGAAGGCAATACTGTTTGGGAAGGGGAAATTATGCAGAGGGAGAACAATGAGGATTCCTGAGCCCTGTTCCCTCAGGATGCTGCTTTTGGGAAAGTTCCTGTTCTCTCTGGGTGGCTGGTGTCAGGAATCCAGTCAGACTCTTGGAATCTCTTGGTATCAtcatctcttcctctctccGGATGCCTCATCAGGgctctctcctctttttttccagacaaGGGATCCATCCACAAGGTTGTGGAGCTGCCAGATGGGGTGCAGAACATCATGGAGCTCCAGGTCTTTCCAAACAAGGACCCAATCCAGTCCATGATCCTGGACCACAAGAGGGTGGGTCCCTGCTTGTTCTGTGGGAAGGAAAACAGTGGGTTGGGCTGTAGCTTTAAAAtcaggctgcagggaaggcagggacaggcagttTAGTGCCAGCCTGGGTCTGGAAGTAAAATCatgggatcacagaatggtttgagctggaagggaccttaaagctcatccagttccacccacCTGCTGTGatcaggaacaccttccaccagaccaggttgctccaagtgctgtccagcttggccttggatactttcagggatggggcagccacagcttctctgggaacctgtgccagggcctcaccactctccCAGGGGAgaattttcttccaaatatcccatctaaccctgccctctggtaATGGGATACCATTCCCGCTTGTTCTATCCCTTCAGGTctttgtcccaagtccctctccagctctcctggagcccctttaagctctggaaggggctctcaggtcttcctggagccttctcctctccaggtgagcccccccagctctcccagcctggctccagcccagaggggctccagcccttggaacAGCTCTGTGggctcctctggactcactccagcagctccatgtccttctgaTGACACTCACCAGGTGGCACTGGGACACAGTTCCAGGAAGATCATGccctctgctttcctcctgcAGGCCATGCTGTATGTTGGCTCCTCCAGTAAAGTCCTGGAGATCCCCATGGACATGTGCAGGGCGTACCGCAACAACTGCCACAGCTGCCTGCTGGCGAGGGACCCCTACTGCGGGTGGGCCAACGGGACCTGCCAGTCGTCCCTGAACCGGTACGTGGTGCCTGCAGCCCGCTGCTCCCCTGGCATAAACACCCACACCCTCGGTATTCCTGTTCCAGGCCATGGCCAACACATGGTTTTGAGGCCATTTTTCCATCACAGAGAGACACAAGCCCATTGTGTCCAGGCAGGAAAGCACAGATGTAGGTGCTGTCCCAAAAAAGTTAGGGATCTCTCTGGAGGGATCCATCCCTCCCTTGAGGGGGTTTTGAGCCCCCAACCCAACAATCTTTGGCTATCCCCAAAGGGGTCCTGGGCAGCATCTTCaccatcttttttcttctgggtCTCACATTTGCCATCACCTAATGGGGAATGTAGAGGGTGTTTTCCCTACCCCAATAATACCAGGTAATAAACTTCTTTCAATCTCATATGGGTGATTCCTTTCCTATCCCTGAAATGCCATTTCCCTGATGTTCTGTTAATGCttattcccattcccatctgCTAGGGAGGTGCTTCAGAACCTGAACTTGGATGCATGGCAAGGAAACTGCCAAAGTGGGGATGTTAAGGAAGGTATGTAAAGGTTTGGAGCCATAGGACAATGCCCCTGGGGGTGGATGGGGCAGCGTGGCTGATTCTCCAGTCTTTGGGTGAATTGTACGAGGTGTTACTACTCATTGCTGGGAAACTGGGAGTGAAATCAAGACACAATCAAGTTAGTGGAGGAATGTATTTTTGAGCTGAGTGAGAGGAATTTAAACTCTGAGTCCTGGGAGGAAAGTCCTGTGAACTTCATGAAACATGGACCAATGTCAttaacacagaatcatagaatggtttgggttgaaagggaaccttaaaggtcatccagttctacccctcctgccatgggtaTATCCCCATTGGCCTAACTGGTCTTCCCTAGGTGCTTGGGGGGAATGTCTGgttcctgggcactgctgcctcatctcctccttctccacctCTTCCCACAGATGACTACCAGAACATCGCAGTTGTCCCTTTCTCCCGCTATTACCTCAACTGTTCCATCGAGTCCCACTATGCCACCTACAACTGGTACCACAACAACAGCCTCATCAAGACCTGCAACACCACCCACCCGCAGCAGGACTGCTTCCACTTCATCCAGAACGTCAGCCACGGCCACTACGGCCACTATGTCTGTGTCTCGGAGGAGGACGGCTTCCGGCAGGCGCTGGTCAAGGAGCGCCTGGTCAACCA
The nucleotide sequence above comes from Pithys albifrons albifrons isolate INPA30051 chromosome 13, PitAlb_v1, whole genome shotgun sequence. Encoded proteins:
- the SEMA7A gene encoding semaphorin-7A, which codes for MGRSLPVALLVALWTGQLGMWAAGRSKVNPRIITVPQGAKEYVFPRSEKYPVFYHEENSSSIYIGGEGKLYYYDFATSENYTEEFPVKNEGLCMMSGSSEDNRNYLTLVEKYGDGMLVCGTGPCAPTCWNLTQRKESPSWDGRGIAPFTPDSNTLVVVDGHDIYSTIKKSQQNGKIPRFRRVRGGGELYTSDTVMQNPQFVKATTLRHEEPHQDKIYYFFREDNPDKSPEAPRNISRVAQLCKEDQGGTSSLSASKWTTFLKASLICVDPVTKGNFNWLQDVFFVPASDWRRSKVYGLFTNTWGSSAVCVYSFGDIDNVFRTSKLKGYNGPTPEIKPGQCVPSGQHTPSETFKIADSHPEVEDRVEPLSPTRSPLFHNKHRYQKIGVHEVSAADGHHYNVLYLATDKGSIHKVVELPDGVQNIMELQVFPNKDPIQSMILDHKRAMLYVGSSSKVLEIPMDMCRAYRNNCHSCLLARDPYCGWANGTCQSSLNREVLQNLNLDAWQGNCQSGDVKEDDYQNIAVVPFSRYYLNCSIESHYATYNWYHNNSLIKTCNTTHPQQDCFHFIQNVSHGHYGHYVCVSEEDGFRQALVKERLVNQFRFLFQKGQATMTFGSWLQLLLMVALVELFH